AAGAGCATCAGTTCGATACTCATCAACAGGATGATCACGTTTTTCCGGTTCAGGAATAGCCCGAAGATGCCGATGACAAAAAGCGTTGCCGCCACTGTCAGGTAATGTTCAAGTCCGATCATCGTTCACTGTCTTTCCGTCGTTGTTCGTTTTCTTCAAAAGAAAACGGTAGGAATTTTCAAAAATTCCTGGTCCCTCAAAGCCCTTGCCCAGGCTTCACATCTTTCAATTCCATCGTTTTGGCCGGATCGCGCATCATCTGCGCAACCACGTCCTGACGTTTGACATCCACACGGTGGCGCAGGGTCAATACAATCGCACCGATCATCGCCACCAGCAGGATCAGACCCGCCAGTTGGAAGATCAGAAAATACTCATCATAAAGGATCAGACCCAATGCCGCAGTGTTCTGGACATCTACATCCGTCACCTGCGTACGCAGACCTTCAGCCGCCGCATTGCTTTCCCATGCACCAAACGCCATCACAAACTGCATCAGGATGATCATCCCGATCAGCAAGGCCAACGGCAGGTATTTGGCCATTTCGGCCTTCAATTCTGCAAAATCAACATCCAGCATCATAACGACAAACAGGAACAAGACCGCCACCGCGCCGACATAGACGATGATCAACAACATCGCGACAAATTCAGCCCCAAGCAGGACAAACAGCCCGGCTGACGACAGGAAAGACAGGATCAACCAGAGCACGGAATGCACCGGATTGCGGCTGACAACGGTGAACAATCCACCGGTAATCACGCAAATCGAAAACAGATAAAATGCAAAAACAATCATGCTTCGCCGCCCTTCATGTTGTCGCCCTTCATGTCGTTATCTTTCTCGTCCATGGCCTGATTGGCCAGTTCCGTTGCCCGGGTCATCGCCGGCAGCCCTGCAAAAACCGACATCTGCGCAATGGTTTCGGTCACATGCTGCCGGGTCGCCCCTGCCTCAATCGCATGGCGCACAGTCTGACGGATCGCAACATCATTTTGTGCGCCCTGCATTGTCAGCCCGGCCAGCGTCAGCAAAAGCCGCGTGCGCGCGTCCAGCCCCCCGGCGTTCAGCCCGTTGCCGAACATCATTTCCATCATGTCCTTGGGCATCGTGCCCATCATCGCCTCAAATACCTTGGGCGAAAACGCATCCATCCCCGGCATTGCCTTGGCCATTTCCTGCGCCTGCTTCATCATCGCTTCGAAAGGGTTGCTTTGATCACTCATGCGCTTTCCTCGGCTTCAAAAACCTCCAGGGCGGCATTCAATGCGTTGATCATCGCCGGAAACCCACCATAAAGCGTCATTTGAAAAATGATCTCGCTGATTTCCTCGCGGCTGGCACCGACGGCCCGCGCGCTGGCGATATTCACCTTCAACTGCGGCTTGGTCTGCCCGCCCAAAGCGGTCAAGGCAGCGATTGTCGCCAATAGCCGCGTCTTTTCATCAACCGTGCCCCGTGCATAGAACTGGCCATAGGCCACATCCACAACCGTATGCGCCAACCCGGGCACCAACGCGTCATAGCGCGCGCGCAACGCGTCTTCCATCCCAGGGTTCACCTGTTCGGAAAGCGCTTTGCCCCGCGCGTAGCTGTCAGTTTGTGGCGCATCAAGGCTCATCGGTAGGGCGCATCCATTTCAAGGTTGCGGGCAATCTCGGCTTCCCAGCGGGCACCATTGTCCAGCAGTTTATCCTTGTCGTAATAAAGCTCTTCACGGGTCTCTGTCGAAAACTCGAAGTTCGGCCCTTCGACAATCGCATCCACGGGACAGGCTTCCTGACAGAAACCGCAATAGATGCATTTGGTCATATCGATGTCGTAGCGCGTAGTGCGTCGGGACCCGTCATCGCGTGGTTCTGCATCAATCGTGATGGCCTGCGCAGGGCAAACCGCTTCGCACAGCTTGCACGCAATGCAGCGCTCTTCCCCGTTGGGATAACGGCGCAAGGCATGCTCGCCCCGGAAACGAGGGGAAAGCGGGCCCTTTTCATGGGGGTAGTTCAGCGTGACCTTGGGCGCGAAAAAGTAACGCATGCCCAGCAGGAAGCCTTTGACGTAGTCGGTCAGCAGGAAATATCCGGCTTTGCGGGAAAAATCGGTTTGACTCATATCATCCTCACATCGGCCAGCGGGCATAGATGCCCCAGAACCATTCGAATTTCGCCGCGAAGGCCACAAACACCACCCAGAATAATGAGAACGGCAGGAAGACTTTCCAGCCCAGACGCATCAGCTGATCATAGCGATAGCGCGGCGTGATCGCCTTAACCATCGAGAAGACAAAGAACACGCCCAGCATCTTGATGAACATCCAGAAGAACCCATCCGGCAAGAAGGCCACAGGCGACAACCAGCCCCCAAGGAACAGGAGCGACACCAGCGCACACATCAGCACGACGGCGACCAGTTCACCGATCATAAACAACAGGAACGGTGTGGAGGAATATTCAACCTGATATCCCGCAACCAGTTCTGATTCCGCTTCCGGCAAATCGAACGGGGGACGGTTGGTTTCAGCAAGCGCGCTGATGAAGAACAGGATCAGCATCGGGAAATGCGGCAGGAAGTACCAGTGCAGCAACCCGCCACCGCCCTCTTGGGCCGCAACAATCGCGCCGAAGTTCATTGACCCCGTAGAGATGATCACACCGATGATGATCAGACCGATCGACACCTCATAGGAAATCATCTGCGCGGCAGAGCGCAGCGATCCAAGGAAAGGGTATTTGGAGTTGGATGCCCAACCGCCCATGATCACGCCGTATACTTCAAGCGAAGAGATCGCGAAGACGTAGAGGATGGCCACATTGATATCAGCCAAAATCCAGTTTTCGTTAAACGGGATCACCGCCCAGGCAATCATCGCCATGACAAATGAAATCATCGGAGCAAGGAAGAACACCGCCCGGTCGGCACCGGCGGGCACAACAACCTCTTTCACGATGTATTTCAGGAAGTCCGCAAAGGATTGCAGCAGACCGAAAACGCCAACCACGTTGGGGCCACGGCGCATCATCACAGCGGCCCAGATCTTGCGGTCTGCATACATCAGGAACGCCAATGCCAACAGCAAAGGCACAACCAGCAGCAACACCTGCCCGACCAGCAAAAGCCCCATGCCGAGGCCGGTTTGTGTAAAGAATTCAACCATTGTTTCTCATACCCTCGGAATGCCCTTTTCGACGCAATGTGCAACGGTCACTTCGGCATCGATTGTCTTTATGCCACGTGGCAGGCTTGGCGAGATCGTATAAACAGCATCGCCCCGCCAAAGGCCAGCCTCTTGCGCCACATTTGTGCGCACATGTCTTGCGAATCCGTAGCCGCGAATAAGCGTATATTGCGCGGCGGCACATTCGGCGTAATCCGCCACGTCCTGACCGCTTTGCGCTTTGGTCATTGCCACGTTGAACTGCACCAGATCGCCATCCAGCAACGCGGTCTCTACCCCTTTGTATTCAGGGATAAAATCCGACGCCAACGGGGCCTGCGGTTCGCAAGCGCTTAACGTCATTGCCGCAGACGCAAGGGCAAAGGCGACCACCGTTCTCACTCAGCCGCCAGAGGGGCAGCGGCGCGTGCAGCGGCATTTGCGGAAAGTTCCGCCATCAATGCGCTGGCCCGTGCAATCGGGTTGCTCAGATAGAAGTCTGCAATGGCGGGCGTAAAGGGGGCGCTGCCAACATCACCGCGCGTCAGCGGCTGCCAATCGTTCGCGGGCACCTCATCAACATCTCCCAGATGCGGCACGTCTTTCACCAATGCCTTGCGCAGGGCTGCAATGGAATCATAAGGCAATGTCGCCTCCAGCTCCGCAGACAATGCCCGCAGGATGGCCCAGTTTTCCTTGGCCTGACCGGGTGCGAAACTTGCACGAGCCGCCAGTTGCGGACGCCCTTCGGTATTCACAAACAGACCGGGTTCTTCGGTATAGGCGGCACCGGGCAGAATGATATCCGCGCGATGTGCGCCGCGATCCCCGTGCGAACCTTGATAGATCACAAACGGTCCCGCCGGAATATCACCCTCATCCGCGCCAAGGTTATAGATCACATCCGCGCCCAGCACATCGGTGATGCCATCTTCGCTGGTTGCGCCAATGTCCATCGCGCCAACACGGCCCGCAGCAGTGTGCAGCACCATAAAGGTGGATTTAGTTGATTCGGCCAATGCCATCGCTTCGGCCAGAATGGCCGCGCCATCCTCGCGGCACAGGGCTGCCTGTCCGACGATGATCACAGAGGGCTTTTCCTGCACCTCGGAATGATCACGCGACAGCAACTCTGTCATCATCGCGGGATCTTCGCTGATGTGCATGGTTTCATAGGTCAGATCAGCCTTTGGCCCGATCACCCCAATACCACAGCCCTTGGTCCAGGCCTTGCGAATGCGCGCGTTCAACACTGGTGCTTCCACAGCCGGGTTCGCACCAATCAGCATGATGGCCTGTGCATTGTCCAGATCTTCAACCGTCGCGGTCCCAACATAGCCAGACCGGTTGCCAGCGGGCAATTTCGCACCATCGGTGCGGCATTCAACGGAACCGCCCTGCCCCTCGATCAGCGCTTTCAACGCATAGGCCGCTTCAACAGAGACCAGATCACCGACCAGACCGCCAACTTTCTTGCCCTTCATCGCCGCAGCCGCAGCAGCCAGCGCTTCGGGCCAGTCCGCTTTACGCAGCTTGCCGTTTTCGCGGATGTAGGGTGTATCCAGACGCTGGCGGCGCAGACCGTCCCAGACAAAGCGTGTCTTGTCGGAAATCCATTCCTCGTTCACGCCGTCATGGTTGCGCGGCAGAATCCGCATCACTTCGCGGCCCTTTGTATCTACACGGATGTTGGACCCCAGCGCATCCATCACATCGATGGATTCGGTCTTGGTCAGTTCCCATGGCCGCGCGGTAAAGGCATAGGGTTTAGACACCAAGGCCCCAACCGGGCACAAATCAATGATGTTGCCCTGCAGGTTCGAATCAAGTGTTTCGCCCAGATAGGATGTAATTTCGGCATCTTCACCGCGACCGGTCTGGCCCATCTTGTGAATGCCTGCCACTTCAGTGGTGAAACGGACGCAGCGCGTGCAGGAAATGCAGCGCGTCATATGGGTTTCAACCAGCGGGCCCAGATCCAGATCTTCGGTCGCCCGCTTTGGTTCGCGGTAGCGGGAGAAGTCGACGCCATAGGCCATCGCCTGATCCTGCAAATCACATTCACCGCCCTGATCGCAGATCGGGCAATCCAGCGGGTGGTTGATCAGCAGAAATTCCATCACCCCTTCACGGGCCTTTTTCACCATCGGTGAATTGGTTTTCACAACCGGCGGCTGGCCTTCGGGACCGGGGCGCAGATCCTTGACCTGCATGGCGCAGCTTGCGGCAGGCTTCGGCGGGCCGCCGACAACCTCGACCAGACACATGCGGCAGTTGCCCGCAATCGACAGACGTTCATGGTAACAAAACCGCGGGATTTCGACCTCCGCCTGCTCACACGCCTGAATGAGCGTCATCGCCCCCTCAGTCTCAACTTCTTTACCGTCGATGATGATCTTGCGCAGGTCGCTCATAGGTTCACTTTGCTCTTAGTAACGAACCGATCCGGCTCGATTTTTGAATCTCTTGCAGTCCTAGCGCACAATAGCTTTGCGGGTCGGAAGTATCGACCCCCCGTGCGCGGAAAAATGCGGCTGCTTTTGCCCGCAACCGGTCCTTTTCGACATCACTGTCCGTATAGGCGTCAATCTCGGCCTGAGTATAGCCCATGTCGCGGGCTTTTTTCTCCAAATTGCGCACATATCCGATCGCCTTGAACATCCGTGCGTTAATAACCGGACAATTTTTACGAATACGATCCGCAATCCCAAGGTCAAACAGCGCATCATCAATGGCCGCCACCTTGCTCAAAGGGGGTTTGGCCATCGTCGGGCTGGCCAAAAGGCTTGCGCCCAGAACTGCTGTAAGCAGAATTTTCATCACTCGGTTCCTCATGTGGTTGGCTGGATTTGCCCTGTCCCACATCGGTTGGGTCCCTTTGTTATGCAATAACAGGTCATTAACCCGTTCTCAACGCGCCCCTTATTGCCGATTTCACAGCTGAGGGCAAACCCCCTGAAACACCAGTGTATTATCGCTGATCTGCAACTCTTCCGGCGGTGTGTCGGGGCCGACAACCCAGGTGATTTTGGAACTGCCGTAGTTTTCCACGCAATAGGCCGTACCGGCATGGCGCCCTGCCTCCCGTGCCCCATCCAGTGAACGCGCCACATCGCGAATGCGTACGGAAAAGACATCTCTTTGCCCATCAACCTTGGCCACTTTCGTACGGAAGTAATGACCATCAAAGGCAATGCGGTCCTTGCTGCTGGTACAGCCGGCCAGCACCGCCAACACCAGGGCAATTGCCAAATAACCTGTTCTCATCTCTGCGCCCTCTTCAGTTCTGACCTGTGCAGGAGGTTTGTCGTGGTGCCGGTGCCCTGTGGGATTCGGAAGTTTTCATCAGCGCCTCTCCTACTCTGATCCGGGGTGTTCCCATTGTGGTCCCCATATTTGCTAAATTCGCGCCTCAGGCAACCTTTGTATCCAGGTGTACGTGGCTCTGATGTATTGTCGCCGCAAGTGCATATGTCCCTACCCGCATGATTTGCTGCGCCACAGTTGTGCGTCTTTAACTGCCGCCCAGCCAAAGGCCTGATCGCTGGCCCCATGTTGTTCCAGATGGCGGAAACGCGTCATCGCCTCGGCCATTGTAGGATGATGCCCAATGGGCACCCACCACATGGCAAAACGCAAGGCAGCGCCCATGTCATACCATTCCGCTTTGCGGTCATAGAACCTCTTATGCACCGTGTTCCAGACGAAATGCTCAAGGCTGGCCACATCTTCCCAAACACTTAACGTACTGGCCATACGCGGGTTGGCCCCCATATTGCCCGCGTCAGAGGTCTGTTCAAAGTGCATTTCCTCTTCTGGCAGCATCCAGACAAATCCGGGGCTGCGCATCGCTGCCGCATTCACCAGATCCAGACCGTTAACAAAATCCTGAACCCGTGGATCGTCCCAATCATATTTCAGGATGCCCAGATTTAGCTCGGCTAGGTGATGGCCTTCAGGGTGATTCATTCGGCAACAACTTTCAACATCTGTCCGACGGGCGTGCGCCACTCTGCTGCAGCATGTCCTGCGTCACAATAGTTCTGATGGGAGCTATCCTCTGTCAGATCATATTTCTCCGAAAACGCGATAAAGTAAGGCTCATAGCGTTGCGGATCTATTGGCGCAAAATGCTTGCCCTGATTGCGCGCGTGAATGCCCCTGTTGCTGAATTTTGCAATGAGCGCCCTCATGTGGCGATCAAACCCCGTATGATCAAAGGCAAGCCCCTCGCACCGCTCTGCAAACTGCCGTGCCATGAAGGATTGAAAATTCATCTCA
This DNA window, taken from Sulfitobacter pacificus, encodes the following:
- a CDS encoding DUF5333 domain-containing protein; this translates as MKILLTAVLGASLLASPTMAKPPLSKVAAIDDALFDLGIADRIRKNCPVINARMFKAIGYVRNLEKKARDMGYTQAEIDAYTDSDVEKDRLRAKAAAFFRARGVDTSDPQSYCALGLQEIQKSSRIGSLLRAK
- the nuoI gene encoding NADH-quinone oxidoreductase subunit NuoI, coding for MSQTDFSRKAGYFLLTDYVKGFLLGMRYFFAPKVTLNYPHEKGPLSPRFRGEHALRRYPNGEERCIACKLCEAVCPAQAITIDAEPRDDGSRRTTRYDIDMTKCIYCGFCQEACPVDAIVEGPNFEFSTETREELYYDKDKLLDNGARWEAEIARNLEMDAPYR
- a CDS encoding NADH-quinone oxidoreductase subunit J — protein: MIVFAFYLFSICVITGGLFTVVSRNPVHSVLWLILSFLSSAGLFVLLGAEFVAMLLIIVYVGAVAVLFLFVVMMLDVDFAELKAEMAKYLPLALLIGMIILMQFVMAFGAWESNAAAEGLRTQVTDVDVQNTAALGLILYDEYFLIFQLAGLILLVAMIGAIVLTLRHRVDVKRQDVVAQMMRDPAKTMELKDVKPGQGL
- a CDS encoding DUF3291 domain-containing protein; the protein is MNHPEGHHLAELNLGILKYDWDDPRVQDFVNGLDLVNAAAMRSPGFVWMLPEEEMHFEQTSDAGNMGANPRMASTLSVWEDVASLEHFVWNTVHKRFYDRKAEWYDMGAALRFAMWWVPIGHHPTMAEAMTRFRHLEQHGASDQAFGWAAVKDAQLWRSKSCG
- a CDS encoding carboxymuconolactone decarboxylase family protein — its product is MSLDAPQTDSYARGKALSEQVNPGMEDALRARYDALVPGLAHTVVDVAYGQFYARGTVDEKTRLLATIAALTALGGQTKPQLKVNIASARAVGASREEISEIIFQMTLYGGFPAMINALNAALEVFEAEESA
- a CDS encoding carboxymuconolactone decarboxylase family protein, which gives rise to MSDQSNPFEAMMKQAQEMAKAMPGMDAFSPKVFEAMMGTMPKDMMEMMFGNGLNAGGLDARTRLLLTLAGLTMQGAQNDVAIRQTVRHAIEAGATRQHVTETIAQMSVFAGLPAMTRATELANQAMDEKDNDMKGDNMKGGEA
- the nuoG gene encoding NADH-quinone oxidoreductase subunit NuoG, which encodes MSDLRKIIIDGKEVETEGAMTLIQACEQAEVEIPRFCYHERLSIAGNCRMCLVEVVGGPPKPAASCAMQVKDLRPGPEGQPPVVKTNSPMVKKAREGVMEFLLINHPLDCPICDQGGECDLQDQAMAYGVDFSRYREPKRATEDLDLGPLVETHMTRCISCTRCVRFTTEVAGIHKMGQTGRGEDAEITSYLGETLDSNLQGNIIDLCPVGALVSKPYAFTARPWELTKTESIDVMDALGSNIRVDTKGREVMRILPRNHDGVNEEWISDKTRFVWDGLRRQRLDTPYIRENGKLRKADWPEALAAAAAAMKGKKVGGLVGDLVSVEAAYALKALIEGQGGSVECRTDGAKLPAGNRSGYVGTATVEDLDNAQAIMLIGANPAVEAPVLNARIRKAWTKGCGIGVIGPKADLTYETMHISEDPAMMTELLSRDHSEVQEKPSVIIVGQAALCREDGAAILAEAMALAESTKSTFMVLHTAAGRVGAMDIGATSEDGITDVLGADVIYNLGADEGDIPAGPFVIYQGSHGDRGAHRADIILPGAAYTEEPGLFVNTEGRPQLAARASFAPGQAKENWAILRALSAELEATLPYDSIAALRKALVKDVPHLGDVDEVPANDWQPLTRGDVGSAPFTPAIADFYLSNPIARASALMAELSANAAARAAAPLAAE
- the nuoH gene encoding NADH-quinone oxidoreductase subunit NuoH — protein: MVEFFTQTGLGMGLLLVGQVLLLVVPLLLALAFLMYADRKIWAAVMMRRGPNVVGVFGLLQSFADFLKYIVKEVVVPAGADRAVFFLAPMISFVMAMIAWAVIPFNENWILADINVAILYVFAISSLEVYGVIMGGWASNSKYPFLGSLRSAAQMISYEVSIGLIIIGVIISTGSMNFGAIVAAQEGGGGLLHWYFLPHFPMLILFFISALAETNRPPFDLPEAESELVAGYQVEYSSTPFLLFMIGELVAVVLMCALVSLLFLGGWLSPVAFLPDGFFWMFIKMLGVFFVFSMVKAITPRYRYDQLMRLGWKVFLPFSLFWVVFVAFAAKFEWFWGIYARWPM